One Natator depressus isolate rNatDep1 chromosome 5, rNatDep2.hap1, whole genome shotgun sequence DNA segment encodes these proteins:
- the LOC141987955 gene encoding uncharacterized protein LOC141987955, producing MQSSSAEVTMMESQNRKRAPAWTEREVRDLIAVWGEESVLSELRSSFRNAKTFVKISQGMKDRGHNRDPKQCRVKLKELRQAYQKTREANGRSGSEPQTCRFYDELHAILGGSATTTPAVLFDSFNGDGGNMEAGFGDEEDDDDDKVVDSSQQASGETGFPDSQELFLTLDLEPVPPEPTQGCLLDPAGGEGTSAACVSMITGSSPSQRLVKIRKKKKRTRDEMFSELMLSSHTDRAQTNAWRQIMSDCRKAQNDQEERWRAEESKWRAEERAEARMWRQRDERRQDSMLRLLEDQTSMLQCMVELQQRQLEHRMPLQPLCNQPPSSPSSIASTPRRPRTRWGGHRPTSHSTTEDCPKKRRLSFNKF from the exons atgcagagctcatcagcagaggtgaccatgatggagtctcagaatcgcaaaagagctccagcatggaccgaacgggaggtacgggatctgatcgctgtatggggagaggaatccgtgctatcagaactccgttccagttttcgaaatgccaaaacctttgtcaagatctcccagggcatgaaggacagaggccataacagggacccgaagcagtgccgcgtgaaactgaaggagctgaggcaagcctaccagaaaaccagagaggcgaacggccgctccgggtcagagccccaaacatgccgcttctatgatgagctgcatgccattttagggggttcagccaccactaccccagccgtgttgtttgactccttcaatggagatggaggcaatatggaagcaggttttggggacgaagaagatgatgatgatgacaaggttgtagatagctcacagcaagcaagcggagaaaccggttttcccgacagccaggaactgtttctcaccctggacctggagccagtaccccctgaacccacccaaggctgcctcctggacccagcaggcggagaagggacctccg ctgcatgtgtttcaatgatcacaggatcttctccttcccagaggctagtgaagattagaaagaaaaaaaaacgcactcgagatgaaatgttctccgagctcatgctgtcctcccacactgacagagcacagacgaatgcgtggaggcaaataatgtcagactgcaggaaagcacaaaatgaccaggaggagaggtggcgggctgaagagagtaagtggcgggctgaagagagggctgaagctcgaatgtggcgacagcgtgatgagaggaggcaggattcaatgctgaggctgctggaggaccaaaccagtatgctccagtgtatggttgagctgcagcaaaggcagctggagcacagaatgccattacagcccctgtgtaaccaaccgccctcctccccaagttccatagcctccacacccagacgcccaagaacgcggtggggtggccaccggccaaccagccactccaccacagaggattgcccaaaaaaaagaaggctgtcattcaataaattttaa